TTCAAGTAGGCTCGGCCTTCTTTCGAGATGTGATAGTAGCGGCGCTGGGGCCGACCAGCTTGCTTGGGATCAATGTCCTCCAAAGCGCTGGAGACATATTTGCCCTGTTCCAGTCGATCCAAAAGGGCGTACACCGTGCCGATGTTCACTTTGGCTTCTTTGCTGAGCTGTAGGGGGTAGTGGTTGGCGTCAGGGGTTCGCGACAGGATGGCAAGCACTTTAAGGATGTTGTTCGTTGGTCGCATGGTAACAATGGTAGGGCATTCTAGAAAACAATGATAGGGGGTAGAGCTCACCTTTGAGCATGCTAAGGCGCCTGCTCACGCGCTACGGCTATTGATCTGGCCGCTGGGTTCAGACGATTCTCACGGTAAAAGACGCTGAGCACAGCATTTCCAGAGTTGCCGGATAGTAATGGGCTGTGCATTTTCGGCAGGAAGTTGTAACCCGCCTGCCTGGGTTTCGGCGTATCCTGCACCTATGGCTCAGTTCATGACCGAGCGGCGCTCCACGCGTCGCGGGCGGGCAGCTTGAACGGCCCCCTCACCGGGGTCTGACCCGTCCACATTCACCCGCGACGCGCGGGGTGAAGCCATTCGTAACCGCCATTCACAGGAGCACATTCGTCATCATCGCCAGCGCATCATTCGCCGCAGACTGCGGTACGCCTATGTGGGGGAAGCGCCTCCTAATGCCGCTTGGGGTTGGGTCTACGTCGCTCGCGGACAGGCCAGCAAGAACAACACCGTCTGTTCGTGTGGGCTGTGCCGGGCTGAGAAATACCGTGATCGGCCTCGCAAGCGGCACTGGGAGGACTAAGGCAGAGGGGAACAGGCACGCTCCTGTTCCCCTTTCCTCTGTTGGTGCTGATCGCCCAGACTGCAGCATGTTCGGGCAGCTGCTGAGCGTAACGTACAGAAATGAGGCGCGTGGCAGAATACCAGCGCCTGACTTGACTCGTGTCTATAGTCTGTGCGACTGACCAACGATGTGAACGCTTAAGGCTGTTGTTGCTTGCATAGTAGATGAATGAGTTTTTTCGGCGAGTCCGTGCCAGCGATTTCGATCACAGTGCCGATATTGCTCGTGCTGCACACCTTTATTCAGTGGCCCCTGAATTTCCCCGAAGTACAATTAGTGGAGCGTCAACAAAGGTGTGTCAGGTTGATCAGGGCGTTGCTTGCTGAAGCTATGGCAAGCTGAGAGGACGTATGCGCCCTCCTTTCGTGTTCTCCCTACGAGACCACAACGAGCATCTGCGACTCGGCCAGCGCCAGATCCACATGCGAGGGAATCAGATCCAGCCCATGCACCCGCACCGGATCAGGCAGGTCGGCGCCTTCCACCGCCACCGGGTAGGCCGTGCCCTGAACCTGTACGCCACTCACCCCCAGCCAGCCCGTCAGGTTGGCCTGAGGATCGAGGTCGATCAGGAGCACCCGCGCCCCGGCAGCCGCGAGTTCGGCCCCCACGTCGCGGGTCAGGCTGGTTTTGCCGCCCCCGCCCGCATGATTGAAGAAGGTCAAGGTTTTGAAAGGCATCTGGCGCGAGCATACCGCGCTAGGGTGGCCTCATGACCGAGGCCGAGATGCACGTCGTGGGGCAAAAGGTGATGGCTCAGCTGTGGCAGGCAGAGGCCTTCGCCATGCAGGTGAGCAGCCATACCAGCCCAGACCCCGAAGCACTAGTGTTCATGGCCCGCCAACGTGACGGCACTGGACGCTCTGCACGGGCAGGCACCGTGTACGTCTCCAGAGAAGCCCTAGAGAATGACGGTGAGGCCGCCGCCCTGGAAGGCCTGGATTATCTGCTGACCCGCATGCGGATGGAAACCTTGCCCGTGTGCCCCATGACGCGCAAAGCCCCCGTTCTCGCGGTGCGCGATTCCGAGGGCATGCGGGTGATGCGGGAGGGAGACAGCCTGCCGTTCTAACCCCTCAAGGTGCTCGGCACAGCGCAATACTCACGGGTGTCGTCTTGGCTAGGTTCATGACAGTCCAACCCCCGCTGAGGCGGTTCGCCGTCCCCCTCGGAGTCAGCGTATTCTCCCCCACCTTCCAGGCCGACGTCAGGATCCGGGAAGGCTGGCCCTCCGTGTTCTGCTGCAAAAGTGCGATCACTTCCGCGCCGCTTTGCCCGGCCATCAACCCCGCACCGGCCACGACTCCCAACGCCACCTGGGGACCCGGTTTGCCGTCTTGGGTGTTGTAGCTGCTCAGAATCCCGTTCAGGCCTGCGGTCACGATCCACTGTCCATCGGGTGTAAAGGTCTGACCCGACAGGTTGTAGTTCCGAAGCGAGAATTTGGCACGCCCCTTCTGGGCGTCATACACCCGCAGGAGACCGCCCGGTGACCACTCCAGAAAGAGATGGGCTCCGCCGCCCCTGAGGTTGGAGGTGATTTGGGACGGGGTTGTCCAGGTGTTCAGCGTCTTCCCGTTGGCCAAATCGAACCAGGTGTAGGTTCGGTTGGCGTCCAGTACCAAAAGGGTCTTGCCGTCCCCAGAGAAGGTCAATGACGCAGGGCCGTCTTTGAGGGGCAACGTCTGTTTCAGTGTTCCGGTGGCCGCGTCATAAATCTTGACGGCAGGCTTGGCGTCCCAACCGCCCGCCGCCACCAGGGTGCCGTCTAGGCTGACATCCAGGGCCAGGGTGCTGCCCGTAAAGGCCTGGAGACTGCGCAGTGGTGCACTCTCCTTGGTGCACCAATTCACCTGGCCCGCAAAGTCGCCGCTGATGATGTACGGCGTAGCGCCGAGAAAGGCCTCGTGGCCTGCGCCACCGACTTTCAGGCTGACCAGGTCCCAGGTGGCCCGACAGACCGTGAGATTCAAGACCCCGTTGTGGGTGCCGAAGCGGGCGAAGACATTCTTGGCACTGAACAGGAGTTCGGAGGACGTCTGAAGGAGCGGCTGGGTACCGGGTTGCTGCAGGAGTTGTCACCTTAACTTTCAATCTGCCAGAGGGGTTCCTGAAACGAGCTGACGGGTGCTCTACTTCTAGGTCATCCCAGCTCTGGACGAAAGTTTCAAGCAGATTTATGGTAACGCTTCTCAAATGCCGCTAATCACATACGATTTTCTCTGCCTACCAGAGCTAACGGATTGCATACCGTACGAGGCGGTCGTGAGCCGAGGGTACGAAGTGACGAGCCAATGCTTTTCAAGCGCTCCCTCCGTTACTCGAAGAGGTCGTCTCTGCTCCCTCTCCAACAGTACCGACTGGCCGGCCATTCTTGACTGCCGGTCTCGCGGCGAAGCTGGATCAACCCTGAACTTCCTGTGGGCACCGGGATGACGAACCAGCTTTGTCTCTTGCTTTCCGATGTCCCTAGCTTTACTATGTCGCTACCTCGCAAAGCTAGGTCGCTTCTCTCCAGCGCCCCGCAAAGGACTCTCCATGGACGCACAACAACTCAAAGGCCACCTTGATCTTCTTCTGCTCGCCACCCTAGAGCACTCTCCCCGTTACGGCGGTCAGATCATTGCCGATGTTCAGGCGGCCACGGACGGCTATTTCAGCCTGCGCGAAGGCACCCTGTATCCCGCGCTCCACCGCTTAGAGAAAGCAGGCTGGATCAGCGGCGCGTTCGAGCAATTGCCACGCGGGGGCAGCCCGGTCAAGTTCTACATCCTTACCCCCAGCGGTCAGCAGGAACTGAAGGCCCAACGCGAACGCTACGAACAGTTCCGCCGCGCAATACAGGGCGTTATCGGGGGCACCGTATGAACCACATTGAACGCCAGATAGACCGCTACATCCGGCAGGCCACACGGGGATTACGCGGGCCACGCCGCCAAGATGCTCAACAGGAATTGCGTGGTGCACTGGAAGACAAGATTCATCGTCACCGCTTGCTGGGGCTGGATGAACAAGCTGCCGCGACTGCTGCCCTGCGCGATTTTGGCAGCGCGTCGGCTGTTGCCCGCGACCTAAACGCCGTGCATACGTTGCCCACCGTGTACCGCAGTGTGTTGCTAGCCGGAATAGGGACACTGCTGAGCCTACAGGCGGTCGCGCAAGTACCGATGGTGCGGGCGATTCCTGATCCGCAGGTGCCGAGCAATTCGTGTGTCTTTAACGAGGCCCTGCTCAAGGAGTTGCTGCAAGCCGATGCAGAATCCATGCGGCGCAAATTAGCTCAGCCCAACGGGAAAGCTACATTTGAAGCCGAATGCCGCGCCTCGATGCCGAAGCCTTCCAACAGCTTATTGTCTCTGACTGATTTGCTCGCTGCCCTCCGCAAAGGCGGAATTATCGTGAACACTGTTCCCGGCTTTGACGGCTATCTTCAGTTGACTTTTCCAGGTCGGACGGACATTCAAGGTTTGAATCTCAACAACGCGTCCAAGACGATTGGCGGGCAAATCTATATTCAAGCTGGTCCATTTGTACACCTTCTGAGCCGCTCCCTCCCTCTGGGAATTCAGTTGAAATTAGAGGGCCTTGAGAATCCAATTTTGAACATCGGTTCTGCTCGTGTTCAATTGGGAACACCAACGGCAAAAGTCAGAGCAACCGACTTCTATTCCTTTAGTTTGCTTGAGCAGCTCCAATCCCAGCTGACACTGGCGACAGGCACGACACTCAAAATCGCGTACATCATGGATCAAGGGGATCAGCAAGGCCATCAACTCAAAATTGATGCCCCTGATCAGGCTTTGTTTGCCACCGTAAGCAATTCACAATTGGTAGATAAGAGGACTGCTGAAGCTCAAGAACATTACTTATTGCGGGTACGCGCAGTCAAAGGAGGGGTGTTGCCAGCCCCTACTTATCAAGGCTACTACGCTCCTGTACCCCACGTGGTCAACACGCCTGCCGAACTGATGGCCGCCACCGCCAAAGGTCAGGAAGCGGTGTTGGTGTACCGCCTCAACGCTGCCGACCTCCAAAACCTGAAACTTACAGCAGTTCCAGCGAGTACCCTCAAGCCTGTCCAGAAATACGGTCAGTAACCTTCGTTGCCTCAGACCTAAAGGCGTGGCTGGCATCACGACCAGCATGAGGCTGTAGGCGAGCGGTTGCGTAATTTGGGCGATCAGTGGGGTGAAGAAGCAACTGCCCGACAAAAACACTGCACCCTGACAATCAGAGACTAGACTGCCTTTCACTCACACGTTCAGCCAACACCCTCAGCCCTGCGTCACGAAGGCACGAAGCCGTTGCATGATTCGGTGCAAATGCGCCAAAGACGCTACCGTGTCACCCGGAACATCTAGGGCATGGTCAGCGTGCGTCAACACCAACACCTCGACCCCGGCCGCCAACAAGTGTGTGATGCGTTCTTCCTGAAAATGCGGATCTTCCGTTCCGATCACCACCAGGGACTGAGAAGGGCGTTGCAGGATCTGCTCGAGCACCTCTGGACGGTTCAGCACGGGGGTAAGCCACACGAGCTGCGCGTCTTCTGGAACCTGACCAGAAGCCAGCAGGAAATGAAGACTGAGTGTGCCCAGTGATTTGGCTACGAGACATAGGCGGGTGTAGGAACGCGCCTGCCACGCCGCCTGGAAGGCCGCCTCCACATCCTGAGTGAGCCATGGGCGTGTCATGTCGTCAGGGAGGGCTTGAAATTCTGGCGTGTGATAGCTCGTGTCCAGTCCGAACGTATCGAAACCCAAATCAGTCAGGGTTCGGGACGCATACAGCAGCCCAGGACGGCTGAGTCCGTAGCTTAGGCCTGGGAGGAGCAGGCCCAACGCCGTGACTGGCACGGGGTGCTGGAGATACACATGGCGCAGGGGCTCGCTCCGGTAGCCCAGGACAGGGAGGTCAACACGTTGCACAGTCATTCCACTGGAGTGTATGGGGTGATCGAGGAGGCAAGCCACGAATTTGACTTCCTCAGCAGCGGGGTGCCCAGAGCCGACCCTTCTGCGCGGTAGAGGGCGGGTGTCCTGCCACAACCATCCGGTCAGCCTTATGGGATTTGTTCAGGCTGGAGGCGCACGCCTTTGTCCAGCAAAACCCGCCTATTCCCATCGCCGCGTCTGACAGCGGACGCTTCAACCGCATGATCGTGGGCGGGGGCCGGGGCGGCGGTGGTGGTGATTTGGGCAGCGGGGGCATGATTCAGCGTGCGCCTGATCTTGTGACAGCTTCCCGACAACGCCTCACGTGTCTGGGACTTGGGCGGCGTCCAGCTCCGGTACACTTTGCCCACGCTTCGGCGGGGTTGTGTCAAGTTAACCGAACGTTCTGTGAAACATGAGTTCAACCTCGTTCAGGGATGTAGTCAATCAAGGGTAAGCAGCCCTCCAGTACCCTACAAATTTTGTCTGAAACTGAATTGGTCTACACGTATTTGTAATTAGCTTAGGAAAATAAAGTGACATGAGTTACTAAGCACTTAACTTGACAGAACCGTTCGCGGCGTAACAGGTACAGCCGTCCCCCCCCGGCGGTCAGGGGTTGCCAGCTCACGGCAGACGTCAAGGTGCCCTGCCAAGTGTCGTTCAGGGCGGCGGGGCCATCGGGGATCTTCAGGGTTTCGGGCGTCGCAGACGGACAGGCGGTGAGGAGGGACAGGCAGGCTGTGAGAGGCAGGAGCAACCGCTTCATGCCTGACCATAGCAGCCGGTGGGGCAGAACGAGGACGCAAATGCGCGTCTTTATTGAGAGCGACCAGCCAACTCTGCCCAGCTCAGCGGCATCGGTTCAGGCCAGAGGAACCGGGTGTCAAAGGGCTTGTGGCGCGACCACCAGCCGCTGCACGTCGTCACCGAGGCGCACGAAGTGCTTGGCGTTGAGCGTCACCAACCCCACTGCCCCTGCCCGCAACGCCGCCTGAGCGATCAACGTGTCGTAGATGGCTCCACCTTGCAGCCCGAGGTCTCGGCAGCGGCTCATGGCGTCGAAGTAGTCGGCAGGCAGCAACGGCAACACCTTCCACGTCTGCGTGAGGCTGTCCAGCACGGCGCGCACTTGCGTGCCCGCAGGAAAGACGGTTGCGGGGGTGAGTTCGACAGCGCTGAGTCGGGCCAGTACCATGGGACGATGCGCATCCTCCTGTTGATCCCCTTCGTGTTGGTGAGCTGCGGCCTTCAAGCTCCCTCCACCTGCCCCGCTGGCATCGTGACTGGGATGATCAGCATCGAGTCTGCAAGGATCGCGGGCGCCAATGCCAGTCTCCCGACCGTGTACATCCGGAACGTGGTGAAGGATGGCCAGCCCGTGACCCCCTTGCAAGCGACTGGATTGGAAGGCTCGGCGGGCGGGACGGTCTCCGGCATTCGGGTTGAAGCTGACCGGCTGGTATGCGATCTAGCATGCCGCTTCGGGCAGCCGGGCCGGTACACCTTCGACGTCAGCGCGCCCGGCGCCGCAGCGCAGTCGGTCGCGGTCAACATCCCCGGCCGCAACGCCGGGGGGTGCGGCGGGATTACGACCGGAACGCCAGTCACGGTCAACCTGACCTTCCAGCCAGACCAGGCCAGCCGTGCAGTGCGGGATTCCAACTGATGCGGGAATCCGTCCCAAGCAGGGCAGCAACACCCGCACCGACGACAATCTCTATGCGGGCCTCATGTTTAGACCTTGCCGGAGAGCGGCTCTTCTGATCGCCCCTGTTCTCAGCATTAGCCTTCACAGCTTCGGACACAGGTGAGTCTAAAAGACCGCCGGATCAGCACCCTGGTCACGGTCTGGAGCGCACTGGGCCTGCTCGCTGGCTTCGCGTTGCTCGGCTACAACTTCCTGGATACGCTGTTTGCCGGGGATGCGTTGAGTAATAGGGATGCACCATCGGACGGGGTTGACCGGGTGCGGTACACGCTGCTGGGCCTCCAGTACTTCAGCAGAGACGGGCCGCTGACCGGGCCGCACTTGGGTCAGTCCCTCGCGTTGGGATGGCTTGCCCTCACAGCGCTGCTGATGTGGGGCCTGTGCCAGCCCAGGACGCGCTCTTCTGCCCACCGCGTCCTGCGAGCCAGCCTGCTGAGTTTGGCCCTCGTTGGCGGTGGAGGTGGACTCATCCTGGCGCTGGCCGAGCACCGCCACAATCTCCTCCTAGCACGGCCCACCCTCGGGTTGGACGAATTTGACCCCCCCGGGATGACCACCGCTTCCGTGGCGACGCTGGATGCCTCGCGCTGCACTCGTTGGGTCGAGAACCGGGGCTGCGCCGAGCAAATCGCATTGACTTTCCCGAACCCCAGCCTCTGGGGCGCACTGGCCGTGTTCGTCACTGCCGGCGTGGGTCTGCGACGCGCATCACGTGTCGGTGAAACTTGAGCACAAGCTAGAGCTGGTGTTGGAGAGGCCAGAATGTCGGCCTTCGGCAGGTCAAGCCCTGCTCAGCCCTTCCAGCCCAGAGGCTGAACGAACGCGCTGGCGAGCCGTCCCAGCACGCCCGCTGGTCAGGACACAGGCCGTCATTCCTGAGTGGGACGTCACTGCCCCACTATTTCGTCAGCGTGAAGGGAAACGGTTCCTCCCCGTAGACCCAGGCATACTGCCCCGGTTGGAGTGTGTTCAGATTGTTCCAGGGAAAGCTGGGGAAGGTCGCCGTCTCGCCCGGCTGAATCAGGCGGGTGCGCAACTCTAGGGTGCAGACGATGCGGCGGGTGGTTAGGGGCTGTATGCCAAGGGTGAACCTGGAGTGAACCCCTCAGACATGGGTTCACTCCGAGCTGAAGTCGCTACTCGTTGCTTTCACCCTACCGAACCGGCCGGAAGGCACTGAGTTTGCCTCCCCAGACCAGCAATTGCTGCCGAGGTGCGTCAAATATGACTGTCCCTGTTTTTCCTTGGGCATAGGGCAGTTCTGTCGTTGAGCGGCCTAGGATAGAACCATCCTCCGTGTCGACAGCCCACAGGAAGCCATTTGTGGCGTACATCACCCCATTGACGAAGCTTGGAACTTGACCAAATGACCCGCCCAGTGGGGGACTGAAGACAAAACGTGTTGCACCCGTGCTCGCTTCTAGCGCGGTGTAGCATCGGTCACCCAGTGGGGAGACCACCACCACGTCATCTCGAACGATCAGGTGAGACAGGATATTGGTCGCCCCACCGGGACAAAGGATGCTGGTGTTCTTCCAGAGTTCGGTGCCGCTCTGTGTATACGCTGTCACAACGGATGTCCCTTGGACATGAACAACAATGCTTCCTCTTCCGCTTTGGACGACGCCCAGGTGCGGAGTATCTCCCGCTTGGGTAGCAAACAGGGTTTTCCGCCAATTTTCCTGCCCAGTGAGGGCGTCTAACTTGACCACCTCGGTGCTGGCTTGTTGTTGTTCAGGTGACCCTTTCGATTCAATAACGTAACAGGCCTGCTCCTGCACAGCGCAGGAAAGTGATGGGAATCGGGCAATTCCTGTAGAAGAAAGGGCTTTGACATCAAAGCGCCAGAGGGGCTGCGCAGGGAGTTCAGAGGACAGGAGATCGTCGATTCGGTACGCGAGGAGGGTGCTGTGCATAGGGAGAATGAACACCTCTCCGACCACCTGAACGGAGGTCGAAATGAGATGGCCCAACGCCTGCTCTGGAACACTCAGGGGCAACTCAGTCCTGCTCTGTTCTTGTCCTGCCGGATTGATCACTGCAATTTGGTGTTTTCCATTGAAGTAAATCAGGTGATTGCCGACCACCGCACTCTCGTGACCATAAAATATTTCTGAGGTACGCCACGCTACTTTGCGAGAGTTGAGGTCGTAGGCAACCTCGCCGAGTGACTTTTGATACTTGCTGTCATTTTCTTCGGCAATGATCAGGTCACCAAAGTGAACGGGTGTGTCTCCGCTTACCAAAGCTTCGCTCGATATAGGAACAAGGGGGGGATACATGGCTGTCTCCCCTTGATCTGCGCCTCTTGAGCAACTGCAGAGGGCCACAGTGAACAGACATAGGGCACGTTTCATTTGCTTCTCCTTAAACGCTGCTTTACAAGCTAAATAGGTGGAGTTCTCGGGATAAGGGTCAGGATGGGGAGCTGCGGCGCGTGCAGGGATGTCATTCCAGGTAAGCGGGACAGGGGGGATGATCCTGGGGTCACGGACAGCCAGTGTATGGGCGGGACGCTCGGCACATTGCCGCAAATCAGCAGCCACTGTGTGCGACTGAGTGTGCATTTTTCTTTTCGCGCTGGGGTCTGTCGGCCAAGGGTGATCGGCGCATACCATGCATCTGATGACAGATCAGGACAAAGTTATCTCGCCATGGACACCTAGGGTGTGTAGGCTAAGGGTTGAAATTTGGGGGAATGAGAGTATCTTTTCGTGCTGTGGCACGAAGAAATCACGGATGAACAGT
The DNA window shown above is from Deinococcus sp. QL22 and carries:
- a CDS encoding PadR family transcriptional regulator; protein product: MRPTNNILKVLAILSRTPDANHYPLQLSKEAKVNIGTVYALLDRLEQGKYVSSALEDIDPKQAGRPQRRYYHISKEGRAYLNEHVGELRQMFSEVAYA
- a CDS encoding WD40 repeat domain-containing protein produces the protein MNLTVCRATWDLVSLKVGGAGHEAFLGATPYIISGDFAGQVNWCTKESAPLRSLQAFTGSTLALDVSLDGTLVAAGGWDAKPAVKIYDAATGTLKQTLPLKDGPASLTFSGDGKTLLVLDANRTYTWFDLANGKTLNTWTTPSQITSNLRGGGAHLFLEWSPGGLLRVYDAQKGRAKFSLRNYNLSGQTFTPDGQWIVTAGLNGILSSYNTQDGKPGPQVALGVVAGAGLMAGQSGAEVIALLQQNTEGQPSRILTSAWKVGENTLTPRGTANRLSGGWTVMNLAKTTPVSIALCRAP
- a CDS encoding PadR family transcriptional regulator, coding for MDAQQLKGHLDLLLLATLEHSPRYGGQIIADVQAATDGYFSLREGTLYPALHRLEKAGWISGAFEQLPRGGSPVKFYILTPSGQQELKAQRERYEQFRRAIQGVIGGTV
- a CDS encoding permease prefix domain 1-containing protein — its product is MNHIERQIDRYIRQATRGLRGPRRQDAQQELRGALEDKIHRHRLLGLDEQAAATAALRDFGSASAVARDLNAVHTLPTVYRSVLLAGIGTLLSLQAVAQVPMVRAIPDPQVPSNSCVFNEALLKELLQADAESMRRKLAQPNGKATFEAECRASMPKPSNSLLSLTDLLAALRKGGIIVNTVPGFDGYLQLTFPGRTDIQGLNLNNASKTIGGQIYIQAGPFVHLLSRSLPLGIQLKLEGLENPILNIGSARVQLGTPTAKVRATDFYSFSLLEQLQSQLTLATGTTLKIAYIMDQGDQQGHQLKIDAPDQALFATVSNSQLVDKRTAEAQEHYLLRVRAVKGGVLPAPTYQGYYAPVPHVVNTPAELMAATAKGQEAVLVYRLNAADLQNLKLTAVPASTLKPVQKYGQ
- a CDS encoding type II toxin-antitoxin system VapC family toxin, with protein sequence MVLARLSAVELTPATVFPAGTQVRAVLDSLTQTWKVLPLLPADYFDAMSRCRDLGLQGGAIYDTLIAQAALRAGAVGLVTLNAKHFVRLGDDVQRLVVAPQAL
- a CDS encoding PQQ-binding-like beta-propeller repeat protein, which gives rise to MYPPLVPISSEALVSGDTPVHFGDLIIAEENDSKYQKSLGEVAYDLNSRKVAWRTSEIFYGHESAVVGNHLIYFNGKHQIAVINPAGQEQSRTELPLSVPEQALGHLISTSVQVVGEVFILPMHSTLLAYRIDDLLSSELPAQPLWRFDVKALSSTGIARFPSLSCAVQEQACYVIESKGSPEQQQASTEVVKLDALTGQENWRKTLFATQAGDTPHLGVVQSGRGSIVVHVQGTSVVTAYTQSGTELWKNTSILCPGGATNILSHLIVRDDVVVVSPLGDRCYTALEASTGATRFVFSPPLGGSFGQVPSFVNGVMYATNGFLWAVDTEDGSILGRSTTELPYAQGKTGTVIFDAPRQQLLVWGGKLSAFRPVR